Proteins found in one Salvia splendens isolate huo1 chromosome 10, SspV2, whole genome shotgun sequence genomic segment:
- the LOC121751027 gene encoding kinesin-like protein KIN-14R, whose protein sequence is MSGLQKLMCKASGLKKPRTSIAFRNSKLTHLLQDPLGGDSKTSMCAQIRQSDQDLSETLSSFNFANRVRGVESGNVRKQVDVHELQKIKTMLEKARLECKAKDESVKRLV, encoded by the exons ATGAGTGGCTTGCAAAAATTGATGTGCAAGGCAAGCGGCTTAAAGAAGCCCAGAACATCAATAG CTTTCAGGAACTCAAAGCTCACCCATTTACTCCAGGATCCATTAG GTGGTGATTCTAAAACATCGATGTGTGCACAAATTAGGCAATCGGATCAAGACTTAAGCGAGACTCTCAGCTCATTCAATTTTGCGAACCGAGTTAGAGGTGTTGAGTCGGGTAATGTTAGAAAACAAGTTGATGTACATGAGCTCCAGAAGATAAAAACAATG CTTGAGAAAGCACGACTGGAATGCAAGGCCAAAGATGAATCAGTGAAAAGGCTTGTATAA